One window of Erwinia aphidicola genomic DNA carries:
- a CDS encoding sugar porter family MFS transporter, with product MNTTSSDSSEADESSRATIVKQRIFFVVLVATMGALAFGYDTGIISGALPYMSAPAAQGGLGLNSFTEGLVASSLVFGAALGSFLSGFFSDKFGRRITLRSLAVLFVAGSLGTALAPSISVMVAMRFLLGIAVGGGSATVPVFIAEIAGPKLRAPLVSRNELMIVTGQLVAYVASTLLSYLLHDEHLWRYMLAIAMIPGLLLFIGTFFVPASPHWMVAEGRLQEAKNILKYLRETPREVRKEMREMKKQARKAERGPDVMTLIKEKWVLRLLMIGIGLGFVIQFTGVNAFMYYTPIILKSTGLGTSASIAATIGNGVVSVIATFVGIWAVSRFPRRKMLMTGLFFVIAAQLMLGLVMTLVPAGLTQSYLALAFILMFLFFMQMCISPVYWLLMSELFPMQLRGALTGTAVSLQWIFNALVAFCFPPLMAFAGSKTFFIFAIINIGSLAFVALMLPETRGKSLEEIEQIMRDRFGGKPVEEVA from the coding sequence ATGAACACAACCTCCTCAGACTCCTCGGAAGCCGATGAGTCCTCGCGCGCGACGATTGTTAAACAGCGAATTTTCTTTGTGGTGCTCGTCGCCACCATGGGCGCGCTGGCCTTTGGTTACGACACCGGTATTATCTCCGGGGCTTTACCCTATATGTCCGCGCCTGCGGCACAGGGCGGGCTGGGCTTAAACTCGTTTACTGAAGGGCTGGTCGCCTCTTCACTGGTGTTTGGCGCCGCGCTCGGTTCCTTCCTCAGTGGTTTCTTCTCCGACAAGTTTGGCCGCCGCATCACGCTACGCAGCCTCGCCGTGCTGTTTGTTGCCGGCTCCCTCGGTACTGCTCTTGCACCGTCGATTTCGGTGATGGTGGCGATGCGTTTTCTGCTCGGTATCGCCGTTGGCGGCGGGTCGGCCACCGTGCCGGTGTTTATTGCTGAGATCGCCGGTCCGAAATTAAGGGCTCCACTGGTGAGCCGTAATGAGCTGATGATTGTCACCGGCCAGCTGGTGGCCTACGTTGCCAGCACTCTGCTCAGCTATCTGCTGCATGACGAACACCTGTGGCGCTATATGCTGGCTATCGCCATGATCCCCGGCCTGCTGCTGTTTATCGGCACCTTTTTTGTTCCGGCATCCCCGCACTGGATGGTGGCCGAAGGGCGACTGCAGGAGGCAAAAAACATCCTGAAGTACCTGCGTGAAACTCCGCGAGAGGTGCGTAAGGAGATGCGCGAGATGAAAAAACAGGCGCGTAAGGCCGAGCGTGGGCCGGACGTGATGACCCTGATTAAGGAAAAATGGGTGCTGCGCCTGTTGATGATCGGCATCGGGCTGGGTTTCGTTATCCAGTTCACCGGGGTCAATGCCTTTATGTACTACACGCCGATTATCCTGAAGTCGACCGGGCTGGGAACCAGCGCCTCTATCGCCGCCACGATTGGCAACGGTGTGGTTTCCGTGATTGCCACCTTCGTGGGTATTTGGGCGGTTAGCCGCTTCCCACGCCGTAAAATGCTGATGACCGGGCTGTTCTTTGTTATCGCCGCCCAGCTGATGTTAGGGCTGGTGATGACGCTGGTGCCAGCCGGTTTAACCCAAAGCTATCTGGCGCTGGCCTTTATTCTGATGTTCCTGTTCTTTATGCAGATGTGCATTTCACCCGTCTACTGGCTGCTGATGTCCGAACTGTTCCCGATGCAGCTGCGCGGGGCGCTGACGGGCACCGCGGTGTCATTACAGTGGATTTTTAATGCGCTGGTCGCTTTCTGCTTCCCGCCGCTAATGGCGTTTGCCGGCAGCAAAACGTTCTTTATTTTCGCCATCATTAACATCGGCTCACTGGCCTTTGTGGCGCTGATGCTGCCGGAGACAAGAGGTAAGAGCCTGGAGGAGATCGAGCAGATTATGCGCGACCGCTTTGGCGGCAAGCCGGTAGAGGAAGTGGCCTGA
- the flk gene encoding flagella biosynthesis regulator Flk, with protein sequence MQPLSGPGAPIPGDRPTIDAQKGTSRPGPGDQPLTPAQRTTLERLIVKIMSLSTLKSPELWAGLRHEVGVKNDAGLLARHFPPAEQFLNTRLSQVQNTHATRQLLQQLTDLLPTGNNRQAVSDFIRQQFGHTVLSSLNPDQLRQVLTMLQNGQMAIPQPQQTRSSDRSLLPAEHQTLNQQISRLAAATGEQPVKLWASVLKVMNLHSGDPIPSRAFPLLNQYLQASQTLSQHSAPTLTQLIATLKQPPDVGEQRMLEDYSQQRFSIAPQTVLSPTQAQDLLNLLFSRRAERLQEQPLADSELNPKPIAAPIWGTLPPMLQPLANRPVFTAFAMLILLVLVLWMLF encoded by the coding sequence ATGCAACCTTTGAGTGGCCCTGGTGCGCCGATTCCCGGCGATCGACCGACGATCGATGCCCAAAAGGGCACATCGCGCCCCGGCCCTGGCGATCAACCTCTTACGCCCGCACAGCGCACCACGCTGGAGCGCCTGATCGTCAAGATCATGTCGCTCAGCACGCTGAAATCCCCCGAGCTGTGGGCTGGCCTGCGCCATGAGGTCGGCGTAAAAAATGATGCGGGCCTGCTGGCGCGCCATTTTCCTCCGGCAGAACAGTTCCTCAATACGCGTTTGTCACAGGTGCAAAACACCCACGCCACGCGCCAGCTGTTACAGCAGCTGACCGACCTGCTGCCCACCGGGAATAACCGCCAGGCGGTGAGCGACTTTATCCGTCAGCAGTTTGGTCATACGGTCTTAAGCTCGCTCAACCCTGACCAGCTGCGTCAGGTGCTGACCATGCTGCAGAACGGGCAGATGGCGATCCCACAGCCGCAGCAGACGCGCAGCAGCGATCGCAGCCTGCTGCCAGCCGAGCATCAGACGCTGAACCAGCAGATTTCGCGCCTTGCCGCCGCCACCGGCGAGCAGCCGGTCAAACTGTGGGCTTCCGTACTGAAGGTGATGAACCTGCACAGCGGTGATCCTATCCCCTCGCGCGCCTTCCCGCTGCTCAACCAGTATCTGCAGGCCAGCCAGACGCTTAGCCAGCATAGCGCACCGACGCTAACGCAGCTGATTGCCACCCTGAAGCAGCCGCCGGATGTGGGCGAGCAGCGTATGCTGGAGGATTACAGCCAGCAGCGCTTCAGCATTGCGCCACAAACGGTGCTCAGCCCGACTCAGGCACAGGACCTGCTCAATCTGCTGTTCAGCCGCCGCGCAGAGCGTTTGCAGGAACAGCCGCTGGCCGACAGCGAGCTGAATCCAAAACCGATTGCAGCGCCAATCTGGGGTACGCTGCCGCCGATGTTGCAGCCGCTGGCGAATCGTCCGGTGTTTACCGCCTTTGCCATGCTGATCCTGCTGGTTCTGGTGCTGTGGATGCTGTTCTGA
- a CDS encoding tripartite tricarboxylate transporter permease, which yields MDTWSFLMQGFAVAMTPENLLIALIGCFIGTIVGLLPGLGPINGVAILMPLAFALHLPAESALILLATVYIGCEYGGRISSILLNVPGDAGAIMTALDGYPMAQQGRAGVALSISAVSSFIGSTIAIVGIILFAPILANWSLAFGPAEYFALMVFAIACLGSMMSQNPLKSFLSALIGLSMATVGVDANTGVYRFTFDSVHLSDGIQFVVVVIGLFSVSEILLMLESTSGGQKVVRASGRMLFNMKEAAQCTGATLRSSLIGFFVGVLPGAGATIASAIAYMTEKKISGGETFGKGDIRGVAAPEAANNASACGSFIPMLTLGIPGSGTTAVMVGALTLYNITPGPEMFVEQPDIVWGLIAALLIGNVMLLIMNIPMINIFARMLTIPLWFLVPAIAAISAVGVYAVHSTTFDLLLMVGLGIFGYILRKMDFPMSPLILGFVLGGMLEQNLRRALSISNGNLPILWESLICKLLLVLAVSVLVVPPLWKRWRRKRLQSAESH from the coding sequence ATGGATACCTGGTCCTTTTTAATGCAGGGCTTTGCCGTCGCCATGACGCCGGAAAACCTGCTGATCGCCTTAATTGGCTGCTTTATCGGTACCATTGTTGGCCTGCTGCCGGGCCTTGGCCCGATCAACGGCGTGGCAATCCTGATGCCGCTGGCCTTTGCACTGCATCTGCCGGCCGAATCCGCACTGATCCTGCTGGCAACGGTGTATATCGGCTGTGAATACGGCGGGCGTATTTCGTCCATTCTGCTGAATGTGCCGGGCGATGCCGGGGCGATAATGACTGCGCTCGACGGTTACCCGATGGCGCAGCAGGGGCGTGCGGGCGTAGCGCTGTCGATTTCGGCGGTCAGCTCATTTATCGGTTCCACTATCGCCATTGTCGGCATCATCCTGTTTGCGCCGATACTCGCCAACTGGTCGCTGGCATTTGGTCCGGCGGAATATTTTGCGCTGATGGTGTTCGCTATTGCCTGCCTTGGCAGCATGATGAGCCAGAACCCGCTCAAATCATTCCTCTCGGCGTTAATCGGCCTGAGCATGGCCACGGTCGGCGTTGATGCCAATACCGGGGTTTACCGGTTTACCTTTGACAGCGTTCACCTCTCCGACGGCATTCAGTTCGTGGTAGTGGTGATTGGTCTGTTCTCGGTAAGCGAAATCCTGCTGATGCTGGAGTCCACCAGCGGCGGCCAGAAAGTGGTGCGCGCCAGCGGACGTATGCTGTTCAATATGAAAGAGGCGGCCCAGTGTACCGGTGCCACACTGCGCTCATCGCTGATTGGCTTCTTTGTTGGCGTATTACCCGGTGCAGGAGCCACCATTGCCAGCGCCATTGCCTACATGACCGAGAAGAAAATCAGCGGTGGCGAAACCTTCGGCAAGGGCGATATTCGCGGCGTGGCCGCGCCGGAAGCGGCGAATAATGCTTCCGCCTGCGGCTCGTTTATCCCAATGCTGACGCTGGGTATTCCCGGCTCCGGCACCACGGCGGTAATGGTGGGCGCGTTGACGCTGTATAACATCACGCCAGGCCCGGAGATGTTTGTTGAACAGCCGGATATTGTCTGGGGGCTGATTGCTGCCCTGCTGATCGGCAACGTGATGCTGCTAATCATGAATATCCCGATGATCAATATCTTCGCCCGTATGCTCACTATTCCGCTGTGGTTCCTGGTGCCGGCGATTGCGGCCATCTCCGCCGTCGGTGTTTATGCGGTTCACAGCACCACCTTTGACCTGTTGTTAATGGTGGGCTTAGGGATCTTCGGCTATATCCTGCGCAAGATGGATTTCCCTATGTCTCCGCTGATCCTCGGTTTTGTACTTGGCGGAATGCTGGAGCAGAATCTGCGCCGCGCGCTGTCAATCAGCAACGGCAACCTGCCTATTCTTTGGGAGAGTCTGATCTGCAAACTGCTATTGGTGCTGGCTGTCAGCGTGCTGGTCGTGCCTCCGCTGTGGAAACGCTGGCGTCGTAAGCGCCTGCAGTCGGCAGAGTCTCATTAA
- a CDS encoding AraC family transcriptional regulator — protein MIQQLTYSAPADAEALRLFFRYEQANARTEYLPHQHRWGQVIFVKCNVLEMQVEGERLLTPPDLPIWIPPLQQHASYNHKQAHFRTLNIAAEDCASLPPRACLLRVSPVVHAIIDECAARQLLVPESAEDRRLCAVLLDQLRQAESQQSYLPSTQDKALAPVLQALERNPADNTTLAQWAQRVYTTERTLSRRCQTLLGMSFSEWRQRLRFLHAISLLEQGKSVKEVALDLGYSSASALIVMFQQQSGTTPERYRHRAGS, from the coding sequence ATGATTCAGCAGTTAACCTATAGCGCACCGGCGGATGCCGAAGCGCTGCGGTTGTTCTTCCGCTATGAACAGGCCAATGCGCGTACCGAATATCTGCCGCACCAGCACCGCTGGGGCCAGGTGATTTTCGTTAAGTGCAACGTTCTGGAGATGCAGGTGGAGGGCGAGCGTCTGCTGACGCCACCCGATCTGCCGATCTGGATCCCCCCTTTGCAGCAGCATGCCAGCTATAACCACAAGCAGGCGCATTTTCGCACGCTGAATATCGCCGCAGAGGATTGCGCATCGTTGCCGCCGCGTGCCTGCCTGCTGCGCGTCAGTCCGGTGGTACATGCGATTATCGATGAGTGCGCTGCTCGCCAGCTGCTGGTGCCGGAAAGTGCTGAAGATCGTCGGCTATGCGCGGTGCTGCTCGACCAGCTGCGCCAGGCGGAAAGCCAGCAGAGTTATCTGCCTTCTACCCAGGATAAGGCGCTGGCGCCGGTATTGCAGGCGCTGGAGCGTAACCCGGCGGATAACACCACGCTGGCACAGTGGGCGCAGCGTGTTTACACCACGGAGCGCACCCTGTCGCGGCGCTGCCAGACGCTGCTTGGCATGTCATTCAGTGAATGGCGGCAGCGGTTGCGCTTTTTGCACGCAATTTCGCTGCTGGAACAGGGGAAAAGTGTTAAGGAGGTGGCGCTGGACCTGGGGTATAGCTCGGCGTCAGCGCTGATTGTGATGTTCCAGCAGCAGTCAGGCACCACGCCGGAACGTTATCGTCATCGTGCCGGAAGTTAG
- a CDS encoding fimbrial biogenesis chaperone has product MHFIVHPKYRVSIMPVVTNLPHSLLIYCIYILLASQSLVSHANVIINSTRVIYPQNQHEVSVQLTNDSPQPALIQAWIDSGDPDATFNQISVPFILTPPIVRIEPQSGQTLRLTWTGGSLPQDRESVFWLNILDIPPKKTDSTDSNILQMAIRSRIKIFFRPPSLDEKGATGSFQSLRWQRASASPATILTIYNPSGYFINIASITIGHHGKEITSLNGEMIAPRGSAEFKFTHLPEKIDNTALRYEIFNDYGSITTVKADNNKK; this is encoded by the coding sequence TTGCACTTTATCGTGCATCCAAAATATAGAGTATCGATTATGCCAGTCGTAACAAACCTTCCTCACTCACTATTGATATATTGTATCTATATACTGTTAGCCTCGCAAAGCCTGGTGAGCCACGCTAACGTTATCATTAATAGTACACGCGTGATTTACCCACAAAATCAGCATGAAGTGAGTGTTCAGTTAACCAATGACAGCCCCCAGCCTGCGCTGATACAGGCGTGGATTGACAGCGGTGATCCTGATGCAACTTTTAACCAGATCTCCGTGCCCTTTATATTGACGCCTCCCATCGTTCGTATTGAACCACAAAGTGGTCAAACGCTAAGGCTGACCTGGACCGGGGGCAGTTTACCGCAGGACAGAGAATCGGTTTTTTGGCTTAATATCCTCGACATTCCACCCAAAAAAACTGACTCAACGGACAGTAATATCTTGCAGATGGCGATCCGCAGCCGGATTAAAATTTTCTTTCGCCCGCCCTCTCTTGATGAAAAAGGTGCAACAGGGTCATTTCAGTCACTACGCTGGCAGCGCGCATCTGCATCCCCGGCCACCATCCTGACTATTTATAATCCATCAGGTTATTTTATTAATATTGCAAGTATAACTATTGGCCACCATGGCAAGGAGATAACAAGTTTAAACGGGGAGATGATTGCGCCACGCGGCTCAGCAGAATTCAAATTCACGCATCTTCCGGAAAAAATAGATAACACCGCGTTGCGCTACGAAATATTTAATGACTACGGCAGCATTACGACGGTGAAAGCCGATAACAACAAAAAATAG
- a CDS encoding fimbrial protein, translating into MNYRYYLLLFAAVALAPFSLPTQAGSLKCVTERRGAFPLVVFNAGNALKLSSSLPMGATVFNQSYTITAWCSISDPQQQGNELALFIRRNGSKILGNGLTLITTLNGDRGSDDGVVSTGVMITNHNAAAGLPHSTWQRASFGVTVEIVKSGQTPERPEQVTPINSRISLFDIGSDNGGKKANYQMLDAEKWLSFKAKSCKVQGPASFSVSLGTIRIRQDRGFGSAIGSTSEGKTFALNFICDTDVSGNFNVMLRLDGQTPAGGAKQGLISLNSQVHSASGVAIQILHAASGFPVDIGNSWKIGSYPLARRTIEVPLLARYYQLTPGITPGKATGILTWTISYL; encoded by the coding sequence ATGAATTATCGATACTATTTACTGCTGTTTGCCGCCGTTGCGCTCGCACCGTTCAGTTTGCCGACCCAAGCCGGCTCGCTGAAATGTGTCACAGAGCGGCGAGGCGCTTTCCCGCTGGTGGTGTTCAACGCCGGCAACGCGCTGAAATTATCCTCTTCACTGCCAATGGGAGCTACGGTGTTTAACCAGAGCTACACTATCACCGCCTGGTGCAGTATCAGCGACCCTCAGCAGCAGGGAAATGAACTGGCCTTATTCATTCGCCGTAACGGCAGTAAAATACTCGGTAACGGCTTAACGCTGATCACCACGCTAAATGGCGATCGGGGTAGCGATGATGGCGTAGTCAGTACCGGCGTGATGATTACCAATCATAATGCTGCGGCTGGTCTCCCGCATAGTACCTGGCAACGAGCCAGCTTTGGCGTCACCGTTGAAATTGTTAAATCCGGGCAAACGCCGGAACGCCCTGAGCAGGTAACGCCAATTAACTCACGCATTTCACTATTTGATATTGGCTCCGACAACGGCGGAAAAAAAGCGAACTATCAGATGCTGGATGCCGAAAAGTGGCTGAGCTTCAAAGCAAAGAGCTGTAAAGTCCAGGGACCTGCGTCCTTTAGCGTTTCGCTAGGTACCATCAGGATCAGACAAGACCGGGGTTTCGGTTCAGCTATCGGTTCCACTAGCGAGGGTAAAACATTCGCGCTTAACTTTATTTGCGATACGGATGTTTCGGGCAATTTTAATGTGATGCTGCGGCTCGATGGTCAAACCCCAGCAGGTGGGGCAAAACAGGGATTGATCAGCCTGAACAGCCAGGTTCACAGCGCCAGCGGCGTCGCGATACAAATCTTACATGCTGCCAGTGGCTTTCCGGTAGATATTGGCAACAGCTGGAAAATCGGCAGTTATCCTCTTGCCCGCCGTACCATAGAAGTGCCGTTGCTTGCACGCTACTACCAATTGACACCGGGCATTACTCCCGGAAAGGCTACCGGCATACTCACCTGGACAATCAGCTATCTGTAA
- a CDS encoding fimbrial protein — MKKTLLTTALISVIVLPISSAMAYDGTIKFVGLISNTTCNININGRGSNTTIKFNPISENALPQKGAVANELPFTLVLDNCKNATNYVRALFESPQTDYRTGNLINNGDAANVQIQLLDKTHQPIRLGDGSQSDGASFKIIDNTATLNYFARYYATGKVTGGKVDTLVHYSLNYF; from the coding sequence ATGAAAAAGACATTACTGACCACCGCGCTGATTTCAGTGATAGTACTTCCTATATCATCGGCAATGGCTTATGACGGAACAATCAAGTTTGTTGGCTTAATTTCCAACACCACTTGTAACATCAATATCAACGGGCGCGGCAGCAACACGACGATAAAATTTAATCCTATATCAGAAAACGCCCTTCCACAAAAAGGGGCAGTTGCTAACGAACTGCCTTTCACCCTGGTATTAGATAATTGTAAGAATGCCACTAACTATGTCCGCGCATTGTTTGAAAGCCCGCAAACGGATTACCGCACAGGTAACCTGATAAACAATGGCGATGCAGCCAACGTTCAGATACAACTGCTGGATAAAACTCATCAACCAATCAGGCTGGGCGATGGTTCACAGTCCGATGGTGCCTCGTTCAAAATTATTGATAATACGGCTACCCTGAACTATTTTGCGCGTTATTATGCCACTGGAAAAGTCACTGGCGGTAAAGTCGACACGCTGGTCCATTACTCATTAAACTATTTCTAA
- a CDS encoding fimbria/pilus outer membrane usher protein: MFRILFTAAPVWRLRLCNFFSRSLLLLGLLSIETQQKLFAATDEGIAIFDAHFLRNTSDESIDVSQFSRGHALQPGRYDVNIVLNERSIKQLKVTVKKISNHTVICITRPLLNLLHIKSTYIDDQQLKKLDTSANCLSLEQLIPAASAHIDISTLSMIIAIPQAALQHQAQNEVDPSLWQRGINALILNYNANYYQSKQDGSAFNSLYNSNNIGLNIHGFHFRHLGSLNWQTESSTHYQNLRNYVERDISSIRSRITVGDADTSGNLFDSFSFRGLTLRSVDAMLPDSRRGYAPAIRGVAQTHARVSVRQNNVLLYETTVPPGPFSFDDLYPTGYGGDLVVTIRESDGQISQFMVPYASIPQLVRQGTTLFSITAGTLRNMNLSNTETVAQATLQRGVSNLVTSYGGILTTRNYHAFLLGGAVGTSMGALALDVSQAQTVSRSKRLSGQSYRMTYSKEFNQSSSSVSVAAWRFSSSGYLGLNDAMHWIDNRRRNVPSSCDDAKQAQRSRLSISLSQTLPESWGQMYLTAIRQNYWRNNGNDNQLQAGYSNAFRSLSWSLSVNRLSSRDGGETQFSLGFSLPLGSDMQDTSMNLNVNHDAQGLSSQVNLSSSLGAEQQFDYNVGISQDRQQGASANTVASWHSAWSTLQGSYEAGNHSHSWSGGLSGALVALPDGVIFSPWYSETMALVDAPYAKGATVEGHSGLKLNDQGRALVPYMIAYHLNEIVLDPQGLPPDVELKSTRQQSAPYAGALVKVKFATTRGRAVLIHSTHSDGQSLPFGASVSDERGNNLGLVAQGDMIYVRLPEGRSRLVVKSGETTVCTLTVTLPPHQQLENGFERFNTPCLPANARS; the protein is encoded by the coding sequence ATGTTCAGGATACTTTTCACTGCCGCTCCTGTCTGGCGTCTCCGGCTTTGCAACTTTTTCTCGCGTAGTCTGTTACTTCTTGGATTGCTGAGTATAGAAACTCAACAAAAACTTTTCGCCGCAACGGATGAGGGAATCGCTATATTTGATGCTCATTTTTTACGTAACACCTCTGATGAAAGTATTGATGTTTCACAGTTTAGTCGCGGTCACGCGTTACAGCCCGGTCGCTATGATGTCAATATTGTGCTGAATGAAAGATCGATTAAACAATTAAAAGTGACGGTTAAAAAAATTTCAAACCACACGGTTATCTGTATAACGCGCCCGCTGCTCAATTTATTACATATAAAAAGCACTTACATTGACGACCAGCAGCTAAAAAAACTCGATACTTCTGCAAACTGTTTAAGTCTGGAACAGCTTATTCCTGCCGCAAGTGCCCATATCGACATTAGCACCTTAAGCATGATAATCGCTATTCCGCAGGCAGCATTACAGCATCAGGCACAAAATGAAGTTGATCCTTCTTTGTGGCAACGAGGAATTAATGCTCTTATTTTAAACTATAACGCTAACTACTATCAGTCAAAGCAGGATGGTAGCGCGTTTAACTCCTTATATAACAGCAATAATATTGGCCTGAATATCCATGGTTTTCATTTCCGCCATCTGGGATCGCTGAACTGGCAAACTGAGAGCAGCACGCACTATCAAAACCTGCGCAATTATGTTGAGCGTGATATCAGTTCAATCCGGTCGCGCATTACTGTGGGAGACGCCGATACCAGCGGCAATCTTTTTGATAGCTTTTCATTCCGCGGCTTAACACTGCGCAGCGTCGACGCCATGCTGCCAGATTCGCGGCGCGGCTATGCTCCCGCCATTAGAGGCGTGGCTCAGACCCATGCCCGCGTTAGCGTGCGGCAGAATAACGTGCTGCTGTATGAAACCACCGTCCCTCCTGGCCCCTTTAGCTTCGACGACCTTTATCCTACCGGCTATGGTGGAGACCTGGTGGTCACCATAAGGGAATCCGATGGCCAGATAAGTCAATTTATGGTGCCTTACGCTTCTATTCCCCAGCTGGTGCGTCAGGGAACAACACTGTTTAGCATTACCGCCGGTACGCTGCGTAATATGAATCTGTCCAACACGGAAACCGTCGCCCAGGCCACGCTGCAACGGGGGGTCAGTAACCTTGTGACCAGCTATGGCGGTATCTTAACCACGCGTAATTATCACGCTTTCCTGCTGGGCGGCGCAGTCGGCACGTCAATGGGGGCGCTGGCGCTGGATGTCAGCCAGGCACAAACGGTCAGCCGCAGTAAGCGCCTTTCAGGTCAAAGCTATCGAATGACCTACAGCAAAGAGTTTAATCAGAGCAGCAGTAGCGTATCTGTCGCCGCCTGGCGCTTCTCATCTTCCGGTTATCTGGGCCTGAATGATGCGATGCACTGGATAGATAACCGGCGGCGTAACGTCCCCTCTTCCTGCGATGATGCAAAGCAGGCGCAGCGTAGCCGTCTCTCCATCAGCCTTTCACAGACTCTGCCTGAAAGCTGGGGGCAAATGTATCTGACTGCAATCAGGCAGAATTACTGGCGCAATAATGGCAATGACAACCAGCTTCAGGCGGGATACAGCAATGCGTTTCGCTCGCTGAGTTGGTCACTCTCGGTAAACCGCTTGAGTTCACGCGATGGGGGAGAGACTCAATTTTCTCTCGGCTTCTCACTGCCGCTGGGCAGCGACATGCAGGATACCAGCATGAACCTGAACGTTAACCACGACGCCCAGGGATTATCCAGCCAGGTTAATCTCAGCAGTTCACTGGGAGCAGAACAGCAGTTTGATTACAACGTTGGAATAAGCCAGGATCGCCAGCAGGGAGCCAGCGCCAATACGGTCGCCAGCTGGCACTCAGCCTGGAGCACCTTGCAAGGCAGCTATGAAGCTGGCAACCATAGCCACTCATGGTCCGGGGGTCTCAGCGGGGCGCTGGTAGCACTGCCTGATGGCGTGATTTTCAGTCCCTGGTACAGCGAAACCATGGCGCTGGTCGATGCGCCTTACGCTAAGGGCGCCACGGTGGAAGGTCACTCTGGCCTGAAGCTCAATGATCAGGGACGTGCACTCGTTCCCTATATGATTGCCTACCACCTCAATGAGATCGTCCTCGACCCACAAGGGTTACCGCCAGATGTGGAGCTAAAGAGCACCCGTCAGCAGAGCGCACCATATGCAGGTGCGCTGGTTAAAGTTAAGTTTGCCACCACGCGCGGTCGGGCTGTGTTAATCCATTCTACCCACTCCGATGGTCAGAGCCTGCCGTTTGGTGCCAGCGTGAGTGATGAACGGGGGAATAACCTCGGATTGGTTGCTCAGGGCGATATGATCTATGTCCGTCTACCAGAGGGACGTTCTCGTCTGGTGGTCAAATCCGGCGAAACAACCGTCTGCACGCTGACCGTTACTCTTCCCCCGCACCAGCAGCTGGAAAACGGCTTTGAACGGTTTAACACACCCTGCCTGCCTGCTAACGCCCGATCGTAA
- a CDS encoding DMT family transporter has protein sequence MNFLFPLFAVLIWSINAVVSKMSATAIDPAAISFYRWLLALLVLAPFALPGVWRHRQQVKQNGWKLLVLGLLGMVLYQSLAYYAAHSVSALFMGILNALIPLLTVLLSLLLLRLAPTVGILLGSLLSFCGLVWLVSQGNPAQLLSHGLGKGELMMFAASGSYALYGVLTKRWALPLPNWQSLWVQIFFGVLLLTPGFLLAPDVSLNAHNIPLVLFAGISASIIAPFLWIQGVARLGASTTSIFMNLVPIFTAIIAVLFLHEQLHAYHYIGGGIAILGVALAQRLRITLIFNNK, from the coding sequence ATGAATTTTCTGTTTCCTCTGTTTGCGGTGCTGATCTGGTCGATCAACGCCGTGGTCAGCAAGATGTCTGCCACGGCAATCGATCCCGCCGCCATCTCCTTCTACCGCTGGCTGCTGGCCCTGCTGGTGCTGGCCCCGTTTGCCCTGCCCGGCGTCTGGCGCCATCGTCAGCAGGTGAAACAAAATGGCTGGAAGTTACTGGTGCTCGGATTACTCGGTATGGTGCTGTATCAGAGTCTTGCCTATTATGCCGCTCACAGCGTCAGCGCGCTGTTTATGGGGATCCTCAATGCGCTGATCCCGCTGCTGACGGTACTGTTAAGCCTGCTGCTGCTGCGCCTGGCTCCGACCGTCGGCATTCTGCTCGGCAGCCTGCTCTCCTTTTGCGGGCTGGTGTGGCTGGTCAGCCAGGGTAATCCCGCGCAGCTGCTGTCGCACGGACTGGGCAAAGGTGAGCTGATGATGTTCGCCGCATCAGGTTCTTACGCGCTGTACGGCGTGCTCACTAAACGCTGGGCGCTGCCGCTGCCTAACTGGCAGAGCCTGTGGGTGCAAATCTTCTTTGGCGTGCTCCTCCTGACGCCGGGTTTTCTGCTGGCGCCGGACGTCTCGCTCAATGCGCACAATATTCCGCTGGTGCTGTTTGCGGGCATTTCTGCTTCGATCATTGCTCCGTTTTTGTGGATCCAGGGGGTGGCACGACTCGGAGCCAGCACCACAAGCATCTTTATGAATCTGGTGCCGATTTTTACCGCAATTATTGCCGTACTGTTCCTGCATGAGCAGCTGCACGCCTATCACTATATCGGCGGCGGGATCGCGATTTTAGGCGTTGCCCTCGCCCAGAGATTACGTATCACATTGATATTTAATAATAAATAA